One Chloroflexota bacterium DNA window includes the following coding sequences:
- a CDS encoding SIS domain-containing protein has protein sequence MSETNLELLAQDLRRQREVLAAGISMSRARVRDLASEISRPSRIYIVGCGDSLNVGMAVRFEWERVMGLPVHAIPALTFSRFEASTIPADALVIALSQSGTVVRVIEAAQASFSRGVSTITVSASGTSPLAAEPATATLVTDFPKLGFVPGTTSFPYHLAIFYELGLALAERWGTEADTGAGRANLDRLPDLVERSLEPMWATARRHAASITRDQPFLLLGTGPNLASVLFVARKLFEVPQVAALAQETEEYAHDEYSLVTPSLPSMIIAPHDAAAKRSSEILDSLLNIGSPTAVVAERGYVPPRPATWTYEMEPGLDELYMPLLATLPGQLLTYELGRTIGGSFYATDDPIHRRDGDDLIYRSELVATQPATEE, from the coding sequence ATGAGCGAGACGAACCTGGAGCTGTTGGCGCAGGACCTCCGGCGCCAGCGGGAGGTGCTCGCCGCGGGGATCTCGATGTCGCGAGCTCGCGTGCGGGACCTTGCCAGCGAAATCTCCCGCCCGAGCCGCATCTATATCGTGGGGTGTGGCGACTCGTTGAATGTCGGTATGGCGGTCCGCTTCGAATGGGAGCGGGTGATGGGGCTGCCCGTGCACGCCATTCCGGCGCTGACCTTCTCGCGCTTCGAGGCATCCACCATCCCGGCGGATGCGCTGGTGATCGCACTTTCGCAGTCGGGCACGGTGGTGCGCGTCATCGAGGCGGCGCAGGCCAGCTTCTCGCGTGGGGTCAGCACCATCACGGTGTCAGCATCCGGGACCAGCCCGCTGGCCGCGGAGCCGGCCACGGCGACGCTCGTCACCGACTTCCCCAAGCTCGGATTCGTGCCCGGCACCACCTCCTTCCCGTACCACCTGGCGATCTTCTATGAGCTGGGGCTGGCGCTGGCCGAACGGTGGGGGACGGAGGCAGACACCGGCGCTGGTCGCGCAAACCTGGATCGGCTTCCGGACCTGGTCGAACGGTCTTTGGAGCCGATGTGGGCCACCGCCAGGCGGCACGCAGCCTCGATCACGCGCGACCAGCCGTTCCTGCTGCTGGGCACTGGGCCGAACCTGGCCAGCGTGCTGTTCGTGGCCCGCAAGCTCTTCGAGGTGCCGCAGGTCGCGGCTCTGGCCCAGGAGACGGAGGAGTACGCGCATGACGAGTACTCGCTGGTGACTCCGTCGCTGCCGTCCATGATCATCGCCCCCCACGACGCGGCCGCGAAGCGAAGCAGCGAGATCCTCGACTCGCTGCTGAACATCGGATCCCCGACGGCCGTGGTTGCGGAGCGTGGATATGTTCCCCCCAGGCCGGCCACCTGGACCTACGAGATGGAGCCCGGCCTGGACGAGCTCTACATGCCCCTCCTTGCGACCCTGCCCGGGCAGCTGCTGACCTACGAGCTGGGGCGAACGATCGGGGGGTCCTTCTACGCCACTGACGATCCGATCCATCGACGAGACGGCGATGACCTCATCTACCGCAGCGAGCTCGTCGCCACACAGCCAGCAACGGAGGAATAG
- a CDS encoding agmatinase family protein: MTDPGIHNEGILIHAGVATFFGRNQKSVSDLEGVKCAIAGVPWDEGTAGRAGANYGPRAFRDASSWNDGYDAQRDFDLWEVLPTADVGDVLVVPTNSVRTMDNVADHVRLLRQNDVLPVCIGGNHSITIGAARGAASTVGRMGYLSIDAHLDMAESWLGEPFFNGCPTYRATDLENVDPKNVVVFGVRGWLNPRSSVEAAKALGVRWYGMDAIEEVGLDRALAEAIAMATDGVDGLYVTFDLDAVDPAYAPGVGAPEPGGFTSRQALQIGRMLGAAQPIAFDLVELAPTYDPSTNSARLACAITISLLSAMSNSR, from the coding sequence ATGACCGACCCGGGTATCCACAACGAAGGGATCCTCATCCACGCAGGCGTCGCGACCTTCTTCGGGCGTAATCAGAAGAGCGTCTCCGACCTGGAAGGCGTCAAATGCGCGATAGCCGGCGTCCCGTGGGACGAAGGCACCGCCGGCCGCGCAGGCGCGAACTACGGCCCACGGGCCTTCCGCGACGCTTCGAGCTGGAACGATGGCTACGACGCGCAGCGGGATTTCGATCTCTGGGAGGTCCTTCCGACGGCCGATGTGGGGGACGTCCTGGTCGTGCCAACGAACTCCGTCCGGACGATGGACAACGTCGCGGACCACGTCCGCCTGCTCAGGCAGAACGATGTCCTCCCGGTCTGCATCGGCGGCAACCACAGCATCACCATCGGAGCCGCGCGTGGCGCCGCCTCGACCGTTGGCCGGATGGGCTACCTCAGCATCGACGCGCACCTAGACATGGCGGAGAGCTGGCTCGGCGAGCCGTTCTTCAATGGCTGCCCCACCTACCGCGCCACCGACCTCGAGAATGTCGACCCAAAGAATGTTGTGGTCTTTGGAGTGCGAGGCTGGCTCAACCCACGGTCGTCGGTGGAGGCCGCCAAGGCGCTTGGCGTCCGGTGGTATGGAATGGACGCGATCGAGGAGGTCGGACTCGACCGAGCCCTTGCCGAAGCCATCGCGATGGCGACCGATGGCGTCGACGGCCTGTACGTGACCTTCGACCTGGACGCTGTCGACCCAGCCTACGCGCCGGGCGTCGGTGCACCCGAACCCGGCGGCTTCACCAGCCGCCAGGCCCTTCAGATCGGCCGGATGCTTGGTGCGGCCCAACCGATCGCCTTCGACCTCGTGGAGCTTGCCCCTACCTACGATCCGTCAACCAATTCCGCTCGCCTGGCATGCGCAATCACCATCAGCCTGCTGTCTGCGATGAGCAACAGCCGCTGA
- a CDS encoding GntR family transcriptional regulator, whose amino-acid sequence MLRDEVPATLRNDFAPSSLPIHEVIQRTLRRRIEAGELTEGRQLPSEAALQREFQASRTPVRQALRRLQTDGLIVRSQGKGSFVASAKIGVALRQMVSFGNELRRQGHAVEARTLSVEWAAAPTEVAGSLGLEDDHATYVRRLLVVDEIPLTFFEHWIAPTIAHSVFVAAGDFPSLYDLLTEHGREPWYGTETIGASVASEEMAELLDYPEGGPLVTMIRFTRDFERLPIEYTTYVVRADRYAYEINLMRQRR is encoded by the coding sequence ATGCTGCGCGATGAGGTACCAGCCACATTGCGCAACGATTTCGCGCCGTCCTCACTGCCGATACACGAGGTGATTCAGCGCACCCTGCGGCGCCGCATCGAGGCCGGCGAACTGACCGAGGGACGCCAGCTGCCTTCGGAGGCGGCTCTCCAGCGCGAGTTCCAGGCAAGCCGCACACCGGTGCGCCAGGCGCTCCGCAGGCTCCAGACCGATGGCCTCATCGTCCGCTCTCAGGGCAAGGGGTCCTTCGTTGCCTCGGCCAAGATCGGGGTCGCGCTCCGGCAGATGGTGAGCTTCGGCAACGAGCTGCGGCGGCAGGGACACGCCGTCGAGGCGCGAACCCTCAGCGTGGAATGGGCAGCTGCGCCGACGGAGGTGGCCGGGTCCCTGGGGCTCGAGGATGACCATGCCACCTACGTTCGCCGGCTGCTCGTCGTCGATGAGATCCCGCTCACCTTCTTCGAGCACTGGATTGCTCCCACGATTGCGCATTCCGTCTTCGTGGCCGCCGGTGACTTTCCGTCCCTCTACGACCTTCTCACCGAGCATGGGCGCGAGCCCTGGTATGGGACGGAGACGATCGGTGCGTCGGTGGCCAGCGAGGAGATGGCGGAGCTGCTCGATTACCCCGAGGGCGGCCCGCTGGTCACCATGATCCGCTTCACGCGCGACTTCGAGCGCCTGCCAATCGAGTACACGACCTACGTCGTTCGGGCGGATCGGTATGCCTACGAGATCAACCTCATGCGGCAGCGGCGCTAG
- a CDS encoding SDR family oxidoreductase, with product MTDAISLAGKVAVVTGATSGIGREISLRFSRAGAAVVAAGRRTEGGESVVSEIDGTGRSARFVATDVRDPAAVERLIATAEETYGQVNVLVSAAGVMLLGSAPDTSVDVWRTMIETNLSGPFYLAKYGIPALLRAGGGTMVVIASELGLVGARESAAYCAAKGGLVNMVRALAVDHAPQGVRINCLCPGPIDTPLLQGWFAAGTDPLARERQQVEPVPLGRLGRVDEIAEAALFLASDASSYFAGSIVVADGGATAWYGL from the coding sequence ATGACGGACGCCATCAGCCTGGCCGGCAAGGTGGCCGTCGTGACCGGTGCCACGTCAGGAATCGGGCGTGAGATCAGCCTGCGGTTTTCGCGCGCCGGAGCCGCGGTGGTCGCGGCCGGGCGCAGGACGGAAGGAGGGGAGTCGGTCGTTTCTGAAATCGATGGCACAGGGAGATCGGCGCGGTTCGTCGCAACGGACGTCCGCGACCCGGCAGCGGTTGAGCGGTTGATCGCCACAGCCGAAGAGACCTACGGGCAGGTCAACGTGTTGGTTTCGGCTGCGGGCGTGATGTTGCTTGGGTCAGCTCCGGATACGTCCGTGGACGTGTGGCGAACGATGATCGAGACCAACCTGTCTGGTCCGTTCTACCTGGCCAAGTACGGTATCCCGGCGTTGTTGCGCGCAGGTGGTGGAACGATGGTGGTCATCGCCTCGGAGCTCGGGCTCGTGGGAGCCCGCGAGTCAGCCGCGTATTGCGCGGCCAAGGGCGGGCTGGTGAACATGGTGCGAGCCTTGGCCGTCGACCATGCGCCCCAGGGAGTGCGCATCAACTGCCTGTGTCCCGGACCGATCGACACCCCGTTGCTGCAGGGGTGGTTCGCCGCTGGGACGGATCCTTTGGCTCGCGAGCGTCAGCAAGTCGAGCCCGTGCCGCTCGGACGGTTGGGTCGCGTGGACGAGATCGCCGAAGCGGCGCTGTTCCTGGCCTCGGACGCGAGCTCCTACTTCGCGGGGTCGATCGTGGTGGCCGACGGGGGCGCTACCGCCTGGTATGGGCTCTAG
- a CDS encoding sugar ABC transporter permease, whose product MERATGARTIEPRRTPWLMVLPALLLILGINIVPLVYSTILSFFQWNLTQAQVPPRWVGLDNFIRLLTRDPQFITSAMNTAIVVVATVAIQTVLGVAIALLLDQKLKFTGVATTLLLIPLALAPAVVGLLFSSLLSGSLGPINYWLDAIGLPAPSWLGDARWALPSVILVDTWQWTPFMILLTLAGLRSLPQEPIEAAVVDGAGSWQRFRFVKLPMLLPVLTVAVLLRAIDSFKTFDLVFLLTFGGPGTASTTMSFYGYKVGLQAFDIGRASAIAFLMVQVFIVFVIIFYWRSKDQL is encoded by the coding sequence ATGGAACGCGCAACCGGAGCGAGGACCATCGAGCCACGGCGAACGCCGTGGCTCATGGTCCTGCCGGCCCTGCTCCTGATCCTCGGCATCAACATCGTTCCGCTGGTCTACAGCACGATCCTCTCGTTCTTCCAGTGGAACCTCACCCAGGCGCAGGTCCCACCCCGCTGGGTGGGCCTCGACAACTTCATCCGCCTCCTGACCCGGGACCCCCAGTTCATCACGTCGGCGATGAACACCGCGATCGTGGTAGTGGCAACCGTCGCCATCCAGACCGTGCTGGGCGTGGCGATCGCGTTGCTGCTTGATCAGAAGCTGAAGTTCACCGGCGTCGCGACGACACTGCTCCTGATTCCCCTGGCCCTCGCGCCGGCCGTGGTTGGTCTTCTGTTCAGCAGCCTGCTCAGTGGGAGCCTGGGTCCGATCAACTACTGGCTGGACGCGATAGGCCTGCCTGCGCCCTCCTGGCTCGGCGACGCCCGCTGGGCCCTGCCCAGCGTCATCCTGGTCGACACCTGGCAATGGACGCCATTCATGATCCTGCTCACGCTGGCCGGGCTGCGATCGCTTCCGCAGGAGCCGATCGAGGCGGCGGTGGTGGATGGTGCCGGCAGCTGGCAGCGCTTTCGCTTCGTCAAGCTGCCGATGCTCCTCCCGGTCCTGACCGTGGCGGTCCTGCTGCGTGCCATCGATAGCTTCAAGACGTTCGACCTGGTCTTCCTGCTGACCTTCGGCGGGCCTGGCACGGCGTCGACCACGATGAGCTTCTACGGCTACAAGGTGGGCCTGCAGGCCTTCGACATCGGACGTGCGTCTGCCATCGCGTTCCTGATGGTGCAGGTCTTCATCGTCTTCGTGATCATCTTCTACTGGCGGTCGAAGGACCAGCTATGA
- a CDS encoding carbohydrate kinase family protein: MAAELVAFGDISIDVAVQIPRLPAPDEKLWVEIVGEYPGGMGANAAASFAGLGGRAALVASVGDDERGARALQELSERGVDLAGVAHLRAPTFWTLALLGANGEKSLLQFATPALNVPWASVDWSILDGALFAHTVADEGDGNLRLTAEAKQRGVRVSVDIEPGTLAPQLRDELLAGVEVVFTTPAGLRSVGGPAEPHAGAAWLLERGPAIVAITLGREGCVVATAAGEMARIPGVEVEARDTTGAGDCFAGAFLWALSRGRGAQDAGRLANSMAALSTTELGSRGRLLTLAELARRPELAGMGVEGWDS, encoded by the coding sequence TTGGCTGCCGAGCTAGTCGCGTTCGGCGACATCAGTATCGATGTCGCCGTCCAGATTCCGCGGCTTCCCGCGCCCGATGAGAAGCTGTGGGTCGAGATCGTCGGCGAGTACCCCGGAGGCATGGGAGCCAACGCAGCCGCGTCGTTCGCTGGGCTGGGCGGCCGGGCGGCTCTGGTGGCATCGGTCGGCGACGACGAGCGGGGAGCCCGCGCGCTGCAGGAGCTATCCGAGCGAGGGGTCGACCTCGCAGGGGTTGCCCACCTCCGGGCGCCGACCTTCTGGACGCTGGCCCTGCTCGGGGCCAACGGCGAGAAGAGCCTCCTGCAATTCGCCACGCCGGCGCTGAACGTGCCGTGGGCATCGGTCGACTGGTCCATTCTCGACGGGGCTTTGTTCGCGCATACAGTTGCCGATGAGGGGGACGGCAATCTGCGGCTCACCGCCGAGGCCAAGCAGCGTGGGGTCAGGGTCTCGGTGGATATCGAACCGGGCACGCTGGCGCCGCAGTTGCGCGATGAGCTGCTCGCTGGCGTCGAGGTCGTCTTTACCACCCCTGCGGGACTGCGGTCGGTCGGGGGACCGGCCGAGCCGCACGCAGGGGCCGCGTGGCTGCTGGAGCGCGGGCCGGCGATCGTAGCGATCACGCTCGGCCGCGAGGGCTGCGTGGTGGCCACCGCAGCCGGGGAGATGGCCCGCATCCCAGGCGTGGAGGTCGAGGCGCGCGACACCACCGGGGCGGGTGACTGCTTCGCCGGCGCGTTTCTCTGGGCGCTGAGCCGGGGTCGCGGTGCCCAGGACGCGGGTCGCCTGGCCAACAGCATGGCGGCGCTGAGCACCACCGAGCTTGGGTCGCGCGGGCGCCTGCTGACCCTCGCCGAGCTGGCACGCCGGCCCGAGCTGGCAGGGATGGGCGTGGAGGGATGGGACTCGTGA
- a CDS encoding TIGR03560 family F420-dependent LLM class oxidoreductase: MKIGVTMPQGVDHEFDGWEPAAAWRRSIEVARHAEQLGFESIWVYDHFHTDPIPVDAITFEAFTLLAALGVSTERVRLGHLVLGAGYRNAALVAKMASSLDVITGGRMELGLGAGWKEDEYLAFGYGFPPLKERLAILADTLEIVTRMFSGEHATFAGLHRQVIDAINVPVGLQRPRIPIIVGGNGPNVTFRLAARHADELNLDGLSPEEVAKALPIVEDRCREIGRDPQTLKVSVHLWGPAVGDEGPMRAERLAAYRDLDVSRVMAQLTAASTDLGALDRFREDALSAGAELL, translated from the coding sequence ATGAAGATCGGCGTCACCATGCCCCAGGGGGTCGACCACGAGTTCGACGGATGGGAGCCCGCGGCCGCCTGGCGTCGCTCGATCGAGGTCGCCCGGCACGCAGAGCAGCTCGGCTTCGAGTCGATCTGGGTGTACGACCACTTCCACACCGACCCGATTCCGGTCGACGCGATCACCTTCGAGGCATTCACCCTGCTCGCCGCACTGGGCGTCAGCACCGAGCGGGTGCGACTCGGTCACCTGGTGCTGGGCGCGGGCTACCGGAACGCTGCGCTCGTTGCCAAGATGGCCTCCAGCCTCGACGTGATCACCGGTGGCCGGATGGAGCTCGGCCTGGGCGCCGGCTGGAAGGAGGACGAATACCTCGCCTTCGGCTACGGCTTCCCGCCCCTCAAGGAGCGGCTCGCCATTCTCGCCGACACGCTCGAGATCGTCACCCGAATGTTCTCCGGTGAGCATGCGACCTTCGCGGGCCTGCACCGCCAGGTCATCGACGCCATCAACGTCCCGGTCGGCCTCCAGCGGCCCCGGATCCCGATCATCGTCGGCGGCAACGGACCCAACGTCACCTTCCGGCTGGCAGCGCGCCATGCCGACGAGCTCAACCTCGACGGCCTCTCCCCGGAGGAGGTCGCGAAGGCACTCCCAATCGTCGAAGACCGATGTCGAGAGATCGGCCGGGACCCCCAGACCCTCAAGGTGTCGGTCCACCTGTGGGGTCCCGCGGTCGGCGACGAGGGCCCGATGCGGGCGGAACGCCTCGCCGCCTACCGAGACCTGGACGTCTCCCGTGTCATGGCGCAGCTGACGGCGGCGAGCACCGACCTCGGCGCGCTGGATCGCTTCCGCGAGGATGCCCTCAGCGCCGGTGCGGAGCTTTTGTGA
- a CDS encoding HAD family phosphatase, translated as MTAAQLAPPRAVVLDLDGTLVDTVQTRIDAWVRTFAEEGIPADQALVSALIGSDGRQLATQVGEAAGTHIDDERAERIDARSGAIYSELNASPRLLPGVTPFLDALDAAVIPWAIGTSSRREQVGPSVAALRRTSPPRIVDGTAVKLAKPHPDLLLAAARVLDTDPAACWCVGDSTWDMLAAAAAGMPAVGITAGSAVTAEQLQEAGASLVLPTVAELIPYLSSG; from the coding sequence GTGACTGCGGCCCAGCTCGCCCCTCCCAGGGCCGTTGTCCTCGACCTGGACGGCACGCTGGTCGACACGGTCCAGACCCGCATCGACGCGTGGGTGCGAACGTTCGCGGAAGAGGGTATCCCCGCCGATCAGGCCCTCGTGAGCGCGCTCATCGGCTCCGATGGACGCCAGCTGGCCACCCAGGTGGGTGAGGCGGCCGGCACGCACATCGACGACGAGCGCGCGGAGCGGATCGACGCCCGCTCCGGTGCCATCTACTCCGAGCTCAACGCCAGCCCACGCCTCCTGCCCGGCGTCACTCCGTTTCTCGATGCGCTGGATGCGGCGGTGATCCCCTGGGCGATCGGCACCTCGAGCCGCCGCGAGCAGGTCGGCCCATCGGTTGCGGCTCTGCGCCGCACCAGCCCGCCGCGCATTGTCGATGGCACGGCCGTCAAGCTGGCGAAGCCCCACCCCGATCTGCTGCTTGCCGCGGCGAGGGTGCTTGACACGGATCCGGCCGCGTGCTGGTGTGTCGGCGACTCGACGTGGGACATGCTCGCCGCTGCGGCCGCCGGAATGCCCGCCGTCGGCATCACCGCCGGATCAGCCGTGACCGCGGAGCAGCTCCAGGAGGCCGGTGCCAGCCTCGTGCTTCCCACCGTTGCTGAGCTGATTCCTTACCTGAGCAGTGGCTAG
- a CDS encoding extracellular solute-binding protein — MVRFRVIVALFIASVLVAACGTSTTSPDSSAAGSEAPQIPQAPQQFADLIAATEAADKQYDGVEVSVVVDSIQSGYPFFWLAPAIEKAFDIKIKVIPAPFETFYQSIQNDIVSETGAYDILNYPPRFLGDLASAGNIVDLTEYASQWDPEMDDVYPVYQLYTKFDDTLFALPMDGDRLELYYRKDLFSHADEQAAFEAEYGYPLAAPETWDEYLDVAKFFQRDAGATLAGETLADPFSGIAEITKLPDNFDWFLNRFGSYGGIYFDDQMHPQLDTEAGTSALTNFVESVKYGPSDILNFEYVESFDAFVQGQTAMCIQWTDVAKIAEDPNTSKIVGKTGYAQVPGAEQADGSVVHRSILAYNRVNSISKLAENPEAAYRVMQFMNQPEVSLLFVTEPSAGMDPYRISHYADPSAWVQQWDELPAYIENNKLSLTNGYPELTMPGANRYNESLGTHIAQALAGQESVADALKNTTAEWETITDELGRDAQITHWQAQLSAWKEVGLID, encoded by the coding sequence ATGGTCCGGTTCAGAGTCATCGTCGCCCTCTTCATCGCATCGGTCCTGGTGGCCGCCTGCGGGACCTCGACGACATCGCCCGACAGCTCTGCGGCCGGCTCCGAGGCCCCGCAGATTCCGCAGGCCCCGCAGCAGTTCGCGGATCTGATCGCGGCCACGGAGGCCGCGGACAAGCAGTACGACGGCGTCGAGGTCAGCGTGGTGGTCGACTCGATTCAGAGCGGCTACCCGTTCTTCTGGCTCGCGCCCGCGATCGAGAAGGCCTTCGACATCAAGATCAAGGTCATCCCCGCCCCCTTCGAGACGTTCTATCAGTCCATTCAGAACGACATCGTCTCGGAGACCGGCGCGTATGACATCCTGAACTACCCGCCTCGCTTCCTGGGCGACCTCGCGTCCGCCGGAAATATCGTGGATCTCACCGAGTACGCGTCCCAGTGGGATCCGGAGATGGACGACGTCTACCCTGTCTACCAGCTCTACACCAAATTTGACGACACGCTCTTTGCACTGCCGATGGACGGCGACCGGCTGGAGCTCTATTACCGCAAGGACCTGTTCAGCCACGCCGATGAGCAGGCGGCCTTCGAGGCCGAATACGGATATCCCCTGGCTGCCCCCGAGACGTGGGACGAGTACCTCGACGTCGCCAAGTTCTTCCAGCGTGACGCTGGGGCGACGCTGGCCGGCGAAACCCTTGCCGATCCGTTCTCCGGGATCGCCGAGATCACGAAGCTGCCGGACAACTTCGACTGGTTCCTCAATCGGTTCGGCAGCTACGGCGGCATCTATTTCGACGACCAGATGCACCCGCAGCTCGATACCGAAGCCGGGACGAGCGCCCTCACCAACTTCGTCGAGTCTGTGAAATATGGGCCATCGGACATCCTGAACTTTGAGTACGTCGAATCGTTCGATGCGTTCGTGCAGGGCCAGACGGCCATGTGCATCCAGTGGACCGACGTGGCCAAGATCGCTGAGGACCCGAACACCAGCAAGATCGTCGGCAAGACCGGCTATGCCCAGGTCCCCGGGGCCGAGCAGGCCGACGGCTCGGTCGTCCATCGCTCGATTCTGGCGTATAACCGCGTCAACTCGATCAGCAAGCTGGCCGAGAACCCGGAGGCGGCCTACCGGGTCATGCAGTTCATGAACCAGCCGGAGGTCAGCCTCCTGTTCGTCACCGAGCCCAGCGCCGGCATGGACCCGTACCGGATCTCCCACTACGCGGATCCGTCCGCGTGGGTTCAGCAATGGGATGAGCTGCCGGCCTACATCGAGAACAACAAGCTGAGCCTGACCAACGGCTATCCCGAGCTCACCATGCCCGGCGCGAACCGGTACAACGAATCGCTCGGGACCCACATCGCCCAGGCTCTCGCCGGTCAGGAATCGGTCGCAGATGCGCTCAAGAATACGACCGCCGAGTGGGAGACGATCACCGACGAGCTTGGTCGAGATGCACAGATCACCCACTGGCAAGCCCAATTGAGCGCGTGGAAGGAGGTTGGGCTCATCGACTGA
- a CDS encoding SIS domain-containing protein, with product MGLVNELMLREMRSQPADLAEALIDLRRQAAGLPLPRPEQVVLTGSGDSGFAAAAAELAFTHALERPVWALPSAAASRYGNGRIEGLTVVISVSGEVRRTVEAAMAAKSAGGSVVAVTAGAGSTLAGLADAVLLMPEPISRSTPHTRDYTMTLLALLVLLEGLSETPIPELDEWPEQVGDLLPAALAWADRLAGAFALVDGPVWFLGMGPDRGTAAYGALKFWEAGGSAAWWDDLEEFGHGSQLAARPSELAVIFACGPAMSRAQEMADGIARMGLSPALVGEGPFTDPDSLALPPIRPEFSPLLTSIPPQALAYAFATQRGIDVELPMGGNPLGDLYDEVHRDWMRRSALEPTRSG from the coding sequence ATGGGACTCGTGAACGAGCTGATGCTGCGCGAGATGCGATCACAGCCGGCGGACCTCGCCGAGGCGCTGATCGACTTGCGACGTCAAGCTGCCGGCCTGCCCCTTCCACGGCCGGAGCAGGTGGTCCTTACCGGCAGCGGGGACTCAGGTTTCGCGGCGGCGGCGGCCGAGCTCGCCTTCACGCACGCCCTGGAGCGTCCTGTATGGGCGCTCCCGTCCGCGGCGGCGTCCCGCTACGGGAATGGTCGGATCGAGGGGCTGACGGTCGTGATCTCGGTGAGCGGCGAGGTGCGGCGCACGGTCGAGGCGGCGATGGCGGCAAAGAGTGCGGGCGGCTCGGTGGTCGCCGTCACTGCAGGTGCCGGCTCCACCCTGGCAGGGCTCGCCGACGCAGTGCTGCTGATGCCCGAGCCGATCAGCCGATCGACCCCGCACACCCGCGACTACACGATGACGCTGCTCGCCCTCCTGGTCCTGCTCGAGGGCCTTTCCGAAACGCCGATTCCGGAGCTCGACGAGTGGCCGGAACAGGTTGGCGATCTCCTCCCGGCGGCCCTCGCTTGGGCCGACCGGCTCGCCGGGGCCTTCGCATTGGTTGACGGGCCAGTCTGGTTCCTGGGCATGGGCCCTGACCGCGGAACGGCGGCCTATGGCGCGCTGAAGTTCTGGGAGGCCGGCGGCAGCGCCGCGTGGTGGGACGACCTGGAAGAGTTCGGCCACGGCTCGCAGCTCGCCGCCCGGCCGAGCGAGCTCGCCGTGATCTTCGCGTGCGGCCCGGCGATGAGCCGGGCGCAGGAGATGGCTGATGGCATAGCGCGCATGGGCCTGTCGCCGGCCCTGGTAGGCGAGGGGCCGTTCACCGACCCCGACAGCCTGGCGCTGCCACCGATCCGACCCGAGTTCAGCCCGCTGCTGACGTCCATTCCGCCGCAGGCGCTCGCCTATGCATTCGCCACGCAGCGCGGGATCGACGTCGAGCTGCCGATGGGCGGCAACCCGCTGGGCGACCTCTACGACGAAGTGCACCGCGACTGGATGCGACGGAGCGCGCTCGAACCGACACGCTCAGGCTAG
- a CDS encoding carbohydrate ABC transporter permease, with protein MRPNRLIRALQYLGLIAVVGVFTLPTFWMVLGVFKRNVEHRARPPVLIPSDPFGAAADTIRFAFEGSPVPIGHVFLNSVVVASATAIVTLAVGVTAAYSFARFRTGGTSLPFFILTLRMAPPIAVGLPFFLVFRQLGLLDSQLGLVIAYTTINLPLVIWLLRSFFRELDPSMEEAALVDGASRWQALRFIALPLAVPAIASTGLLAFIFSWNEFFFATLLTSNEGRTIPALLPLFLPRSISAGQPLGASFLIAALSAVPMIILVLFLQRYLIKGLSLGAAKE; from the coding sequence ATGAGGCCGAATCGGCTCATCCGCGCGCTCCAGTACCTGGGTCTCATCGCAGTCGTCGGCGTCTTCACGCTGCCCACCTTCTGGATGGTCCTGGGTGTCTTCAAGCGCAACGTCGAGCATCGTGCACGGCCGCCTGTCCTGATCCCCAGCGATCCCTTCGGCGCCGCCGCGGACACCATCCGCTTCGCGTTCGAAGGCTCTCCGGTGCCCATCGGCCACGTCTTCCTGAACAGCGTCGTGGTCGCATCGGCGACGGCGATCGTCACCCTGGCGGTCGGCGTGACCGCCGCCTATTCCTTCGCGCGTTTCCGAACCGGCGGGACGAGCCTGCCGTTCTTCATCCTGACGCTGCGAATGGCCCCGCCGATTGCGGTCGGCCTGCCCTTCTTCCTGGTGTTCCGACAGCTGGGGCTGCTCGACAGCCAGCTTGGCCTGGTGATCGCCTACACAACCATCAACCTGCCGCTCGTGATCTGGCTGCTCCGCAGCTTCTTCCGGGAGCTTGATCCATCCATGGAGGAGGCGGCCCTGGTGGATGGGGCGTCTCGCTGGCAGGCGCTCCGCTTCATCGCACTGCCGCTCGCGGTGCCGGCCATCGCCAGCACCGGCCTTCTCGCGTTCATCTTCAGCTGGAACGAGTTCTTCTTCGCCACCCTGCTGACATCGAACGAGGGACGAACCATCCCGGCTCTGCTCCCGCTCTTCCTCCCTCGCTCGATCTCGGCCGGCCAGCCGCTCGGTGCGTCGTTCCTCATCGCGGCGCTCAGCGCCGTGCCGATGATCATCCTGGTCCTGTTCCTGCAGCGTTACCTCATCAAGGGCCTCTCACTTGGGGCCGCCAAGGAGTGA